A window of Drosophila subobscura isolate 14011-0131.10 chromosome E, UCBerk_Dsub_1.0, whole genome shotgun sequence contains these coding sequences:
- the LOC117890240 gene encoding glutamate transporter polyphemus isoform X1 has translation MEPKPEPAEQALTELRSKSSFFIYNPYEKRTVEVPLTNCDAFISLLKCVIGTGILAMPLAFRHSGILMGVLFSVLLMILLTYSIHLLIAGMTECCRRRRVPQVSMPEAVQIAYELGPKWVHCLGRTAGFLTTCVLVFGQFGLCTVYLVFVAKNFKEIGDYYGAQCNERYYVLGACVLLLPLFMIRRLKYLVPLNLVSNFLLYGGFTFIMYYLFSGLGSPSERLLTSTPPREWFVFFGIASFSLTAVGSMLVVEANMAHPQSYLGMFGVLNVSVFFILLSNIFFGIMGYWRFGQIVEASITLNIPQNEILAQLIKVFIATGIFLSYPLNGFVAITVIFSDYSETTEKGKYHTLLEYVVRISFLLLTGLVAVGVPNLAALTELEGAFSLSNLNLLCPALIDIFLNYDIGYGRLRWKLIRDLLLILVGLVFGIVGCMLAMKQLLDDFRMTLKHM, from the exons ATGGAGCCAAAGCCGGAGCCGGCGGAACAGGCGTTAACTGAACT TCGCTCCAAGTCATCGTTCTTCATCTACAATCCGTATGAGAAGCGAACCGTTGAGGTGCCACTGAc CAACTGTGATGCCTTCATATCCTTGCTGAAATGCGTAATTGGCACTGGCATTCTGGCAATGCCGTTGGCCTTCCGTCACTCGGGCATTTTAATGGGTGTCCTGTTTTCGGTGCTGCTGATGATCCTGCTGACGTACTCCATCCATTTGCTG ATTGCCGGCATGACCGAGTGCTGTCGCAGGCGTCGAGTGCCACAGGTGTCCATGCCGGAGGCGGTGCAGATTGCCTACGAGCTGGGACCCAAGTGGGTGCATTGCCTTGGCCGCACCGCCGGCTTCCTCACCACCTGCGTCCTCGTCTTTGGCCAGTTTGGGCTGTGCACCGTCTATCTGGTGTTTGTGGCCAAGAACTTCAAGGAGATCGGCGACTACTACGGCGCCCAGTGCAACGAGCGCTACTATGTCCTGGGTgcttgtgtgctgctgctgcccctgttCATGATACGCCGCCTCAAGTATCTGGTGCCGCTCAACCTGGTGTCCAACTTTCTGCTCTACGGCGGCTTCACCTTCATCATGTACTACCTGTTCAGTGGCCTGGGCAGTCCCAGCGAACGTCTGCTGACCAGCACACCCCCCCGTGAGTGGTTCGTCTTCTTCGGCATTGCCTCGTTCTCCCTGACGGCCGTGGGTTCG ATGCTCGTTGTGGAGGCGAATATGGCACATCCACAGAGCTATCTGGGCATGTTTGGTGTCCTCAACGTCTCCGTGTTCTTCATTCTGCTCTCCAACATATTCTTTGGCATCATGGGCTACTGGCGGTTCGGGCAGATCGTGGAAGCCAGCATTACCCTTAACATACCGCAGAATGAAAT CCTTGCGCAGCTGATCAAAGTCTTCATTGCCACTGGGATCTTCTTGAGCTATCCCCTCAATGGCTTTGTGGCCATCACTGTGATCTTCAGCGACTACAGCGAGACCACGGAGAAGGGCAAATATCACACACTGCTCGAGTATGTGGTGCGCATCAGTTTTCTCCTACTCACAG GTTTGGTGGCTGTGGGCGTGCCCAATCTGGCAGCTCTCACCGAGCTGGAGGGCGCCTTCTCGCTGAGCAACCTGAATCTACTCTGTCCAGCCCTGATTGATATTTTCCTCAACTACGACATCGGCTATGGGCGTCTCAGGTGGAAGCTGATACGCGACCTTCTGCTCATCCTTGTGGGACTTGTCTTTGGGATTGTGGGCTGCATGTTGGCCATGAAGCAGTTGCTGGATGACTTCCGGATGACGCTCAAGCACATGTAG
- the LOC117890240 gene encoding glutamate transporter polyphemus isoform X2 produces the protein MTECCRRRRVPQVSMPEAVQIAYELGPKWVHCLGRTAGFLTTCVLVFGQFGLCTVYLVFVAKNFKEIGDYYGAQCNERYYVLGACVLLLPLFMIRRLKYLVPLNLVSNFLLYGGFTFIMYYLFSGLGSPSERLLTSTPPREWFVFFGIASFSLTAVGSMLVVEANMAHPQSYLGMFGVLNVSVFFILLSNIFFGIMGYWRFGQIVEASITLNIPQNEILAQLIKVFIATGIFLSYPLNGFVAITVIFSDYSETTEKGKYHTLLEYVVRISFLLLTGLVAVGVPNLAALTELEGAFSLSNLNLLCPALIDIFLNYDIGYGRLRWKLIRDLLLILVGLVFGIVGCMLAMKQLLDDFRMTLKHM, from the exons ATGACCGAGTGCTGTCGCAGGCGTCGAGTGCCACAGGTGTCCATGCCGGAGGCGGTGCAGATTGCCTACGAGCTGGGACCCAAGTGGGTGCATTGCCTTGGCCGCACCGCCGGCTTCCTCACCACCTGCGTCCTCGTCTTTGGCCAGTTTGGGCTGTGCACCGTCTATCTGGTGTTTGTGGCCAAGAACTTCAAGGAGATCGGCGACTACTACGGCGCCCAGTGCAACGAGCGCTACTATGTCCTGGGTgcttgtgtgctgctgctgcccctgttCATGATACGCCGCCTCAAGTATCTGGTGCCGCTCAACCTGGTGTCCAACTTTCTGCTCTACGGCGGCTTCACCTTCATCATGTACTACCTGTTCAGTGGCCTGGGCAGTCCCAGCGAACGTCTGCTGACCAGCACACCCCCCCGTGAGTGGTTCGTCTTCTTCGGCATTGCCTCGTTCTCCCTGACGGCCGTGGGTTCG ATGCTCGTTGTGGAGGCGAATATGGCACATCCACAGAGCTATCTGGGCATGTTTGGTGTCCTCAACGTCTCCGTGTTCTTCATTCTGCTCTCCAACATATTCTTTGGCATCATGGGCTACTGGCGGTTCGGGCAGATCGTGGAAGCCAGCATTACCCTTAACATACCGCAGAATGAAAT CCTTGCGCAGCTGATCAAAGTCTTCATTGCCACTGGGATCTTCTTGAGCTATCCCCTCAATGGCTTTGTGGCCATCACTGTGATCTTCAGCGACTACAGCGAGACCACGGAGAAGGGCAAATATCACACACTGCTCGAGTATGTGGTGCGCATCAGTTTTCTCCTACTCACAG GTTTGGTGGCTGTGGGCGTGCCCAATCTGGCAGCTCTCACCGAGCTGGAGGGCGCCTTCTCGCTGAGCAACCTGAATCTACTCTGTCCAGCCCTGATTGATATTTTCCTCAACTACGACATCGGCTATGGGCGTCTCAGGTGGAAGCTGATACGCGACCTTCTGCTCATCCTTGTGGGACTTGTCTTTGGGATTGTGGGCTGCATGTTGGCCATGAAGCAGTTGCTGGATGACTTCCGGATGACGCTCAAGCACATGTAG